CATGGAAGTTTCTCTCATAATTCTATTCTACTTGCACTCCAAAAGGTTGGTGGATTTTGAGCCCAGGAATCTAATTATCCTTCTTCAGGCAGCAACCATTGTGTAAACCAAAACAAGGCTACAGGGCTATCATTAGTGCGTTATCGCCACCTACTGGCAAATGCATAGAACACAACAGTCTTATGGTTTGTGTACCTGCTGCTCATTTTAGCCTGAATAAGACACATTATATCAAAACTGTGTCAAGCTACCAAGGTCTTTCTTGAAATCTACTTTTAGTAACTTTAAAAAGACCTTGGCCAATTAAAGGGTTCAGGATCAACTCAAACCAAacatttgtttcttttatttttagtttagtttacttAGGTTCAATTAGGTTCAagacccaatgtggcccttgagccaaaaagtgtGTCCACCTCTGCTCTcaacatacacacctacaaaaATAGGCATGTAAGCTTTCTTTCTTAATTACCCACaaccccctccttctcctccgaCCTTTCATTTCACACCTCCACCTACCCTCGTTTGTGGAGTGTCTGCAAGTGCATCTGTGGCCAATCCCATTGGATGCCCTGTCATTCTAATTTACATCATAAAGGCTCCTGTCACTGATTGGTTAGATTGACCCAATGGATCAGAGAGAAAAAGCATTATATAAACATCAGAGTGGAGTCAAATTTCTGAACTCTCATGTTTAGAGGTGGGCAAGAGGATGCTCTTTACACTTGTTTGATTATTCAATTGAATTTTCTCATATCACAGAACTTTAGTCTGAAATGTCAGGATTTACTGAACCAACACTGGTGCCCATGCCAGTGAAGAAGATAAAAGAAGAAGAGTTTGATGATTTTCTTCAAGAGTACCTGTTTGCAgttcagaaagaaaaagaaaaccctGGACTGGATCATGACTGCAAGACTGAAACATTCCTATCAACAACCTTAAACTGCGAAGACAAAAAGTCTCCATTGATTAAAATAAACCAGGAGGAAGACTGTAATCTCAGAGAAATTATTCAGAAAGATGAGATGAGACATGCTGAGGTTAAGGCACATCTTAGTACTgagtgtggaaaagccttttctGAGATGAATCTTCTAAAGTCACACCTGAGgatccacacaggagaaaagtTTCATCAGTGCTCTGACTGTGGAAAGGCCTTTGGTCAAAAACATACTCTCAAGGAACACCAGAGgatccacacaggagaaaagccgtaTCAGTGCTCTGACTGTGGAAAGGCCTTTAGTCAAAGTTCTAATCTAATGAAACACCAGAAGgtccacacaggagaaaagccgtaTCAGTGCTCTGACTGTGGTAAGGCCTTTAGTAAAAGTTCCTATCTAATGAAACACCAGAAGgtccacacaggagaaaagccgtaTCAGTGCCCTGACTGTGGAAAGGCCTTTAGTCAAAAACATACTCTCAAGGAACACCAGAGgatccacacaggagaaaagccgtaTCAGTGTTCTGACTGTGGAAAGGCCTTTGGTGATGCGTCAACCCTCCTGAAACACCAGAGgatccacacaggagaaaagcctTATCAGTgcactgactgtggaaaggcCTTTAGTCAAACTTCTTCTCTGAAGGTACACCAGAGgatccacacaggagaaaagcctTATCAGTGTACTGACTGTGGAAAGGCCTTTAGTCATTTTTTTTCTATCCAGGTACACCAGAGGatacacacaggagaaaagccgtaTCAGTGCACTAACTGTGAAAAGAGATTCAAGACTAGGTCACAGGCCAACATCCATCAGCGCACACATACAGGAGAAAAGCCGTATCAGTGCTCTGACTGTGGAAAGGCCTTTAGTCGAATATTTAATCTTAAGACACACCAGAGgatccacacaggagaaaagctGCATCAGTGCTCTGACTGTGGAAAGGCATTTGGTGACGAGTCAACCCTCCTGAAACACCAGAGGATCCACACAGAATAGTTTTCAGATCAACACCCATAATTGCACGCATACAGGAGAAAAGCCACTTCAGTGCTCTGACTGTGGAATGGCCTTCAGCTAAAGGTATCATCTAATTGGACACCAGAAGATCCACACAAGAGTAAAGATAATGTACTACATGTGGTAAGAGTTTCAGTCGAAACTCAACTCTTCAGACCCACCAGAGAAAACACACTAGAGGTAAATATCAACAAAACTgatttgactgaaatggtatTTGAATAATATTGAGGTCAAGATTTACCAAAACATGTATGTGCCCACAAAATGGTGAAACTGCATAAATATTTTGGTGTTTTTGGTTTCGGAAGTCTTTGAATCAAATGTTTAATGAACTGTCATAGAAAAATTACAACATTTCACATTTACTGAGATACTCTTGATTGATCCTATTCTATTGATATTCTATTTGATCCTATTCTATTGATATTCTAGTTGATCCAATTCCTTGATGTACATGTTGTTTACTAATGAGCTGAATGAATATGAGACCAAATCTGAATATAAAGAGAAACACCTCATGAgatcagacatactgtataaaaCTACAACTAAAAGTTGCGATGCAAAAACTCTTATAACTATTACTAGATGCTTTGagattttggaaatgttattcTATCATTGTAAATAAGTGTGTAGAATATGTACAAATCAACTCTGCATGACTATGCCAATGACAAGGTCATTGGCATAGTCATGCAGTTCATAATGCCTGATTGAACaaattcatgtttattttttacatgGAATGGAATgttctttaaaaaaacaaaataataaacaaaactcAGAATTATTTGGAATAAATGTCTTACCTTCTGATGCAAATGATTAAGTCTTTGGGAAGTTGCAACAAAAATAAAGGTCATAAACATCATTTTCTTTTTACATGTGGCTTCCACTTGCTATAGACATTTCAtcagtcttacacacacacacacaaacatgaacacgtacacgcacacatgcacacaattgaagaatttctcagaattatgaacaggcaagatgggggtggggttgtataaaatgtattttacatgtgaaatctatgaactaatcatgttttggtacgtgttttctagcagataccagtgagaggagtgtgcataatgcaattcagtgagacagttagaatcatatctgcctttcaccttttgtttttagccagcagccagaccagcagataccctgactttgctgaattactgaagcttagcaggcttagttagtacttggataagaaacctccttggaagagtaggttcctgctggaagtggtgttggtggctggccagtaggtggcactcttctctgtggccaaaagccaccaaacaaatatcaatcccaatgtcctaatgcagtgacagggacactgtactgcaggagatgcaATTGAGATTTCAATTTCCTACCTCCTCCCTACCCCACTCAACCTCCTCTGGGGCAAGTTAAGTCTTGACTGTGTCCACATGGGGACCATCAAATGTGTAAACAGTGCTCATTCACAGCTCATTGGAAGTTTCTCCCATAATTCTATTCTACTTGCACTCCAAAAGGTTGGTGCATTTTGAGCCCAGGAATCTAATTAGCCTTCTTCAGGCAGCAACCATTGTGTAAACCAAAacaaggctacagggtacactgaCTAGCATTAGTGTGTTATCGCCACCTACTGGCAAATGCATAGAACACAACAgtgttatggtttgtgtaccTGCTGCTCATtacattttgtgtttttcttttctctatGTCCATTGTAAAAGTTTTCAACCTGACTTAACTCCGCCCTAACTTAGTAACTTAATTGAACAACTAAactgaaattaaaataaaaacaacaacgaAAATATATTTAAGAACTTGACAAGGTTGTAATATAATACCCATTAGGTTTCAGGGAATTTATGTAATTGATTGCAGGGCCTTTTGGAGTGCAAGTAGAATAGAATTATGGGAGAAACTTGTGAATGAGCACTGTTTAAACATTTGATGGTCCTCATGTGGACAAAGGCTGTTTCTCAAAGTCGATGGTTGGGAGAACTGAACCCTGCCAAGTCAAACCCTTCAAAGATGTGACAAGGCTTCTTTTTAACATTCTAAAAACAGACAATGGAACAGACAAGTGTGCAGGAAGCTGCAAGTTtgcattattaaaaaaaaacatctccatCCCGTGTAACGGTGGTCAGGTGGACACCCgcttcttttttaaaaacaatgaatgcaccaCTGTCATCCTCCCATATTgtcatttttatataaattgaattatacatttatttgtttgctAAAATAAACCGCACAGCAGCAACAATTAAGAaaaatgataaagaaaaaataacttGGAAGTGACTGACTGACCGAAATGAATTTAATAATGCGCATCCAAAGGTTTGGGGATATTGTTGCACACTATGCAGAAGGTTGCGGTGCTCCACCTGTTGTTACTCTTCAGCTAGATAAGGTGTTCCATAGAGAAATTGTATGTTCCGTTGCAGACAAATGAATCCATAACATCGTGGATGTCAATTCAGATGTAAACATACCgcaaataactcaagtcgcTCTTTGTGGAGGTTTCTTTATTTGGTGATGTGAAATTTGGTGAAGTGAAATCCGCATTTTCCTCTCGAGTTAAACGCTTGCCTGTGCCAAGGctatttatgtaggcctattggtgttgtgttgtagcctagcaatctagatgcaccctagcggcagcaaatgtaatttgcagccagggtagtctagcaactctccgttggcttgcaagctggaaaatgaaacttctatcaggccagtcacattgtgta
This window of the Alosa alosa isolate M-15738 ecotype Scorff River chromosome 7, AALO_Geno_1.1, whole genome shotgun sequence genome carries:
- the LOC125297374 gene encoding zinc finger protein 239-like, which produces MRHAEVKAHLSTECGKAFSEMNLLKSHLRIHTGEKFHQCSDCGKAFGQKHTLKEHQRIHTGEKPYQCSDCGKAFSQSSNLMKHQKVHTGEKPYQCSDCGKAFSKSSYLMKHQKVHTGEKPYQCPDCGKAFSQKHTLKEHQRIHTGEKPYQCSDCGKAFGDASTLLKHQRIHTGEKPYQCTDCGKAFSQTSSLKVHQRIHTGEKPYQCTDCGKAFSHFFSIQVHQRIHTGEKPYQCTNCEKRFKTRSQANIHQRTHTGEKPYQCSDCGKAFSRIFNLKTHQRIHTGEKLHQCSDCGKAFGDDFQINTHNCTHTGEKPLQCSDCGMSFSRNSTLQTHQRKHTRGKYQQN